The following proteins are encoded in a genomic region of Drosophila willistoni isolate 14030-0811.24 chromosome 3R, UCI_dwil_1.1, whole genome shotgun sequence:
- the LOC6649419 gene encoding rho guanine nucleotide exchange factor 17 isoform X2 — protein sequence MSHNRENLRLSLLDLQATITAPSNTVAAALLPQAHSHSQAMPSLAAAPLLPSTSSSNSSSSVSQAVSMATTTVARLSKAGFGAGAAGYQNDKCDRLKKMTSITCSDSEDDSERRAQFEMGSSKWNLGGYEGDTRTYVVQEIFRNEQSYVESLQTVVLKYMKVLKAPEHAGMIDTRTVDEIFFMVPDILEIHEKFLGELKQRLDDWDIQQKVGDAFLDTFSKLEVLEVYTSFVNNCNRAKNAIRSMKHQRPSFAKFLESTAREHKGKLTLDNLLIKPVQKFPNYELLFQRLIKHTDHDHPDQKHLQDVLKLVHDILVHINCKEREIMENGQREATLRELEGVIEGITDLISPERQFLLFDLVSMPSGQGARKDRGFFLFNDLLVLTSIKKRSGTIRKPNSSICPGTVATTLDTNKYKFLTKISLDCLEIIKSKDENIKRIVNEIESLADDCGKLQQITDITVSLRYPHQYLEDAIRELHRDVQRQLSERQSNDTQLNMLELTVSSPSGNQKLTVVFNKTEKRTQWEETFNEAKQKLAATLERHPIPEFLTSIPIRKTRAGLQFTCAAATLSDNRDVWVCNSDGYVGQVCIMSLHPEPNVTSCNGVCNARILCVASVPAYSAGASNRRSGSAGDQSGAAHDDTKDTKASKHSHSYTQQLRDYRKSISPSFQPASATATPEKKKTPTPAANDGTETSATNTSTTATNTTSDTQLELNLSSSDDEPDAAGTAATLNSGNAPVERVPSPAPSMHAPYHAHQESNPEEGECNQSTMWIGTEDGCIHVYNSTDNIRIKKNRIKIEHHSAVYSILYLDNRVFVSLANGDICVYLRDGATSWNTCSSHCLSIGTVTSPVTKLLNVDGKLWCSIQGIIKVLDVDTLTVINQIQISSDSKPITNMTVSNNYVWISIQNSAHIKCFHSNTHQQITEVNLAPAVNKMLSNCDEIIRQHKAACLRVTSLLCCKDLIWIGTSAGVLLTIPAQGYEKGALNVVPTGIPHGHTGHVRFLTFVETTGLEGSANSSSSSSSAAAAAGREAAGSGSGTTSDEYTKQGSIKHSKSKSETNNTLIISGGDGYEDFRNSGANSLSEIAGREDSTNHLLIWQI from the exons ATGTCGCATAATCGTGAAAATTTACGATTAAGCTTGTTAGATTTACAAGCAACAATAACCGCACCCTCCAATACCGTTGCCGCCGCCCTCCTACCACAAGCTCATAGCCATAGCCAGGCCATGCCCTCATTGGCAGCAGCTCCACTCCTGCCCTCCACCAGCAGTAGCAACAGTAGCAGCAGTGTATCCCAAGCTGTTTCCATGGCCACCACCACAGTGGCTCGATTGAGTAAGGCTGGCTTCGGGGCCGGAGCGGCTGGCTATCAGAATGATAAATGCGATCGTCTAAAGAAAATGACTTCGATTACCTGCTCCGATTCGGAGGATGATTCGGAGCGGCGTGCACAATTTGAGATGGGTAGTAGTAAATGGAATCTGGGCGGTTACGAAGGC GACACACGAACCTATGTGGTGCAAGAGATCTTTCGCAATGAGCAATCCTATGTCGAATCGTTGCAAACTGTAGTCCTAAAGTATATGAAAGTGTTGAAAGCTCCCGAACATGCTGGCATGATTGATACACGTACTGTGGATGAGATATTCTTTATGGTGCCCGATATTCTAGAGATACatgaaaagtttttgggtGAACTGAAGCAACGTCTCGATGACTGGGATATACAACAGAAAGTGGGCGATGCCTTTTTGGATACG TTTTCGAAATTGGAAGTTTTGGAGGTCTACACATCGTTTGTGAACAATTGTAATCGAGCCAAAAATGCCATTCGATCCATGAAACATCAGCGACCATCATTTGCCAAATTTCTAGAGTCAACGGCACGCGAACATAAAGGCAAATTGACTTTGGATAATTTACTTATCAAACCAGTGCAAAAGTTTCCCAA ttACGAGTTGCTCTTCCAACGCCTTATTAAACACACAGATCACGATCATCCCGATCAGAAGCATTTGCAGGATGTTCTCAAGTTAGTTCACGATATACTCGTTCACATCAATTGCAAGGAGCGTGAAATTATGGAGAATGGTCAACGGGAGGCCACGCTGCGTGAACTGGAAGGTGTCATTGAGGGCATCACTGATTTAATATCACCCGAACGACAGTTTCTCCTATTCGATTTGGTGTCAATGCCATCTGGGCAAGGGGCTCGCAAAGATCGCGGTTTCTTTCTCTTCAATGATTTGCTAGTCTTGACGAGCATTAAGAAACGTAGTGGCACCATTCGCAAACCGAATAGCTCAATTTGCCCGGGGACAGTGGCCACAACTTTGGATACGAACAAGTACAAGTTTCTTACCAAGATTAGCTTAGATTGCCTGGAAATTATCAAGT CTAAGGACGAGAATATCAAACGCATTGTTAACGAAATCGAGAGTCTGGCCGATGATTGTGGTAAATTGCAACAAATCACTGATATCACAGTGTCCTTGAGATATCCGCATCAGTATCTGGAGGATGCCATACGTGAACTGCATCGTGATGTTCAGCGACAGCTATCCGAACGTCAATCGAATGACACACAATTGAATATGCTGGAGCTGACTGTCAGTTCACC AAGTGGCAATCAAAAGTTAACAGTTGTCTTCAACAAGACGGAGAAGCGCACACAATGGGAGGAGACCTTCAATGAAGCAAAACAGAAACTGG CCGCCACACTTGAACGTCATCCTATTCCTGAATTCCTAACATCCATACCAATACGTAAGACACGAGCTGGACTCCAATTCACGTGTGCAGCGGCCACATTGAGTGACAATCGAGATGTCTGGGTCTGCAATAGTGATGGCTATGTGGGCCAAGTGTGCATTATGTCCCTGCATCCGGAGCCAAATGTAACCAGTTGTAATGGTGTCTGTAATGCTCGTATACTCTGTGTGGCTTCGGTGCCGGCGTATAGTGCAGGAGCCTCAAATCGTCGTAGTGGCAGTGCCGGCGATCAGTCTGGTGCAGCGCATGATGACACCAAGGACACGAAAGCCAGCAAACATAGTCACAGCTATACCCAGCAGCTGCGCGACTATCGTAAGAGCATCTCTCCCAGTTTTCAACCTGCTTCAGCAACCGCAACGccagagaaaaagaaaactccgACGCCTGCTGCAAACGATGGAACAGAAACCTCCGCCACCAATACTAGCACCACCGCCACCAACACCACAAGTGATACTCAGttagaattaaatttaagttcGAGCGACGATGAGCCCGATGCTGCCGGAACAGCTGCCACGCTCAATAGTGGCAATGCTCCGGTGGAACGTGTACCCAGCCCTGCTCCCTCAATGCATGCCCCATATCACGCGCATCAG GAATCAAATCCTGAGGAAGGCGAATGCAATCAATCAACCATGTGGATCGGTACAGAAGATGGCTGCATTCATGTCTACAATAGTACCGACAATATTCGCATCAAAAAGAATCGCATCAAGATTGAGCATCATTCAGCCGTTTATTCCATTTT GTACCTGGACAATCGAGTTTTTGTCTCATTAGCAAACGGTGATATCTGTGTTTATCTTCGAGATGGTG CCACATCATGGAATACATGCTCATCACATTGTCTATCAATTGGCACGGTTACAAGTCCGGTGACAAAACTACTAAATGTCGATGGCAAACTTTGGTGCTCCATACAAGGAATCATCAAAGTGTTAGATGTGGACACATTGACG GTTATTAATCAAATACAGATATCATCGGATTCGAAACCGATAACAAACATGACAGTATCAAACAATTATGTGTGGATATCCATACAAAACTCAGCACATATTAAATGTTTCCATTCCAATAC CCACCAACAAATCACCGAGGTGAATCTCGCTCCCGCCGTCAATAAAATGCTGTCGAATTGCGATGAGATTATACGCCAGCATAAGGCAGCTTGTTTGCGTGTCACATCGTTACTTTGCTGCAAAGATCTCATATGGATAGGCACCAGTGCCGGAGTCCTGCTTACCATACCGGCTCAGGGCTATGAGAAAGGAGCCCTTAATGTTGTACCCACTGGCATACCGCATGGCCACACCGGACATGTTCGTTTCCTGACCTTTGTGGAGACAACTGGCCTGGAGGGTTCGGCCAATTCCTCCAGCTCCTCATCgtcggcagcagcagcagcgggccgAGAGGCAGCAGGCTCTGGTTCGGGTACCACCAGCGATGAATACACCAAACAGGG TTCCATCAAGCACTCAAAATCGAAATCGGAAACAAATAACACTCTTATCATATCTGGTGGTGATGGCTACGAAGATTTCCGTAATTCGGGTGCCAATTCATTGAGCGAAATCGCTGGACGCGAGGACAGCACCAATCATTTATTAATTTGGCAAATTTGA